One segment of Solanum stenotomum isolate F172 chromosome 1, ASM1918654v1, whole genome shotgun sequence DNA contains the following:
- the LOC125865532 gene encoding putative receptor-like protein kinase At3g47110 produces the protein MTAHVAYFGLTMFFSESMSKYSSIGYAVPEYSMGGKASAFGDVYSYGILLLEMFTGKRPTDSMFKNGRTLHSFAKTALLDEIVDPMLLPSNSRERQ, from the exons ATGACTGCCCATGTAGCTTATTTTGGATTAACAATGTTTTTCTCAGAATCCATGAGCAAATATAGTTCAATTGGATATGCTGTACCAG AGTACAGCATGGGAGGTAAGGCTTCCGCATTTGGTGATGTTTACAGCTATGGGATCCTTTTGCTTGAGATGTTTACTGGAAAGAGACCTACTGACAGCATGTTCAAAAATGGACGGACTCTTCACAGTTTTGCTAAGACGGCTTTACTTGATGAAATAGTAGATCCCATGCTTCTACCTAGCAATAGCAGAGAAAGACAATAG
- the LOC125856252 gene encoding putative receptor-like protein kinase At3g47110, whose protein sequence is MSYLITLLSFMFNISHALKLHSGNETDMQALLAFKEGIIQDPYGIFTSWNNSFHFCSWKGVTCGHLHQRLTKLHLTSLDLVGTLSPYIGNLTFLTSHNLELNNLHGKIPPQVGGLFRLQHLSLTNNSFSGEIPINLSCCSNLVALHFGWNQLSGKIPFELGSLQKLERLQVHNNNLNGPRPEKLGNLSTIKSLSLSVNNLEGSIPSSLSQLKTLNVLGLGINKFCSKDPFTGPLPKSLTNASNLVELDAYGSNFTGKVSIDFGGLSDLWWLILASNSIGTGDVDDLSFFNSLSRCRNLKVLDLSDCKFGAVLPDSIANLSTTLMSLRLGGNQLFGSIHSGIRNLVNLTELQLQKNDFSGSIPEVIGNLRRLQLVDLSKNKFSGSISSSMSNMTRLYSLHLEKNELTGNIPLSFGDFWYLQDIDLSQNHLSGSIPDGVMSLSTLTNSLNLADNQLSGSLSVEIGALNNLGRLDISNNMLSGQIPNSIGRCVALESLVLAGNFFEGIIPSSLSSLKGLEELDFLATIYLFEGQLPTEGVFRNATAISVSGNKKLCGGIPELELPICPNTDPEERDKSRSIKLMIPLLS, encoded by the exons ATGTCATATCTCATTACCCTCCTTTCATTCATGTTCAATATCTCACATGCCTTGAAGTTACATAGTGGTAATGAAACTGATATGCAAGCCTTACTTGCCTTCAAAGAAGGGATAATTCAAGATCCTTATGGTATTTTTACTTCATGGAATAATTCATTCCATTTTTGCAGCTGGAAAGGTGTCACCTGTGGCCATCTTCATCAAAGATTGACTAAACTGCACTTAACATCACTTGACTTAGTAGGTACTTTGTCACCTTACATAGGAAATCTTACTTTTCTTACTAGTCACAACCTTGAGCTCAACAATTTACATGGAAAAATCCCACCACAGGTTGGTGGTTTGTTTAGGCTTCAGCATCTTAGTTTGACTAATAACTCATTTTCTGGAGAGATACCGATAAATCTTTCTTGTTGTTCGAATCTTGTTGCACTTCATTTTGGTTGGAATCAATTGTCTGGAAAGATTCCATTTGAGCTTGGTTCATTGCAAAAGCTTGAGAGATTGCAAGTTCATAACAACAACCTCAATGGACCGAGACCGGAAAAATTAGGTAATCTTTCCACAATCAAATCACTTTCGTTATCAGTTAACAATTTGGAAGGAAGTATTCCTAGTTCTCTTAGCCAATTGAAGACATTGAATGTTCTTGGTTTGGGTATAAATAAGTTCTG TTCTAAGGATCCGTTTACTGGACCCCTTCCAAAGTCATTAACTAATGCTTCCAATCTAGTTGAACTTGATGCATATGGTAGTAATTTCACTGGAAAAGTGTCGATTGACTTCGGGGGGTTATCGGATCTTTGGTGGCTGATTCTTGCATCAAATTCCATTGGAACAGGagatgttgatgacttgagttttttcaattctttgagtAGATGCAGAAATCTGAAAGTTCTGGATTTGAGTGATTGCAAATTTGGAGCTGTTCTACCTGATTCTATTGCAAATTTATCAACGACTCTTATGTCACTTAGATTGGGAGGTAATCAACTATTTGGTAGTATTCATTCAGGAATACGTAATCTTGTTAACTTGACTGAATTGCAATTGCAAAAGAATGATTTTTCTGGTAGCATTCCTGAAGTCATTGGCAATCTTCGTAGGCTTCAGTTAGTGGACTTGTCCAAAAACAAGTTTTCAGGTAGTATATCATCGTCTATGTCTAACATGACTCGATTATATTCACTACATTTGGAAAAGAATGAGTTAACTGGTAATATTCCCCTTAGTTTTGGCGATTTCTGGTACTTGCAAGATATAGACCTTTCTCAGAATCATCTAAGTGGTAGCATACCAGATGGAGTTATGAGTTTGTCTACCTTAACAAATTCTCTTAATCTTGCTGACAATCAATTGTCCGGTTCGCTATCAGTTGAAATTGGAGCTCTCAATAATCTTGGAAGATTGGATATTTCTAATAACATGTTGTCTGGGCAAATTCCTAATAGCATAGGGAGGTGTGTAGCATTGGAAAGCCTTGTTTTAGCTGGCAACTTCTTTGAAGGTATAATTCCTTCATCCCTTAGTTCTTTGAAAGGTCTCGAAGAATTGGATTTTCTCGCAACAATTTATCTG TTTGAGGGTCAGTTGCCAACTGAAGGTGTTTTCAGAAATGCAACTGCAATATCCGTATCAGGGAATAAGAAACTTTGTGGGGGTATACCGGAACTGGAGTTGCCAATATGTCCGAACACTGACCCTGAGGAAAGAGATAAGTCCAGAAGCATTAAGCTAATGATCCCTCTTCTTTCTTGA